The following are encoded together in the Thermus neutrinimicus genome:
- the aspC gene encoding aspartate/prephenate aminotransferase — protein MRGLSQRVRAMKPSATVAVNARALELRRQGVDLVALTAGEPDFDTPEHVKEAARRALAQGKTKYAPPAGIPELREALAEKFRRENGLSVTPEETIVTVGGKQALFNLFQAILDPGDEVIVLAPYWVSYPEMVRLAGGVPVEVETLPEEGFVPDPERVKRAITARTKALVVNSPNNPTGAVYPREVLEALARLALEHDFYLVSDEIYEYLIYEGEHFSPGQVAPEHTITVNGAAKAFAMTGWRIGYACGPKAVIKAMADVSSQSTTSPDTIAQWATLEALTDQEASRAFIEMAREAYRRRRDLLLGGLSQLGLKAVRPSGAFYVLLDTSPFAQDEVKAAERLLEGGVAVVPGTDFAAYGHVRLSYATGEENLRKALERFARVLQRV, from the coding sequence ATGCGCGGCCTTTCGCAAAGGGTAAGGGCCATGAAGCCCTCGGCCACGGTGGCGGTGAACGCCCGGGCTTTGGAGCTGAGGCGACAAGGGGTGGACCTGGTGGCCTTGACGGCGGGGGAACCGGATTTTGACACCCCCGAGCACGTGAAGGAAGCGGCCCGGCGCGCCCTGGCCCAAGGGAAGACCAAGTATGCCCCTCCGGCGGGGATTCCCGAGCTTCGGGAAGCCCTAGCGGAGAAGTTTCGGAGGGAAAATGGCCTTTCCGTTACCCCAGAGGAGACTATCGTCACCGTGGGGGGGAAGCAGGCCCTGTTTAACCTCTTCCAAGCCATCCTGGACCCCGGGGATGAGGTGATCGTCCTGGCCCCTTACTGGGTGAGCTACCCGGAGATGGTGCGCTTGGCCGGCGGGGTGCCGGTGGAGGTGGAAACCCTTCCCGAGGAGGGCTTTGTGCCCGACCCCGAGCGGGTGAAAAGGGCCATCACGGCCCGCACCAAGGCCTTGGTGGTGAACTCCCCCAACAACCCCACGGGGGCGGTCTATCCCCGGGAGGTCCTCGAGGCCTTGGCCCGGCTTGCCCTGGAGCACGACTTCTACCTGGTCTCCGATGAGATCTACGAGTACCTCATCTACGAGGGGGAGCACTTCTCCCCGGGGCAGGTGGCTCCGGAGCACACCATCACCGTGAACGGGGCGGCCAAGGCCTTCGCCATGACCGGTTGGCGCATCGGCTACGCCTGTGGCCCCAAGGCGGTCATCAAGGCCATGGCGGACGTTTCCAGCCAGTCCACCACCAGCCCCGACACCATCGCTCAGTGGGCCACCCTCGAGGCCCTCACGGACCAGGAGGCCTCGAGGGCCTTTATAGAGATGGCCCGGGAGGCCTACAGGAGGCGGCGGGACCTTCTCCTAGGGGGGCTTTCCCAGCTTGGGCTGAAGGCGGTGCGCCCGAGCGGGGCCTTCTACGTCCTCCTGGACACCTCCCCCTTCGCCCAGGACGAGGTGAAGGCGGCGGAGAGGCTCCTTGAAGGGGGGGTGGCGGTGGTGCCGGGCACGGACTTTGCCGCCTATGGGCACGTGCGCCTCTCCTACGCCACGGGCGAGGAAAATCTGAGGAAAGCCCTGGAGCGCTTTGCGCGGGTTTTGCAAAGGGTCTAG
- a CDS encoding DUF2283 domain-containing protein gives MRITYNPEADALYIALGEGPATGEGVALDGMQRGNLWALKS, from the coding sequence ATGCGGATTACCTATAACCCTGAGGCCGATGCCCTCTACATCGCCTTGGGCGAGGGACCGGCCACCGGGGAAGGGGTTGCCCTAGACGGGATGCAGAGGGGAAACCTTTGGGCATTGAAATCCTAA
- the lspA gene encoding signal peptidase II codes for MPTILVPLLLAFDQILKLWALENLSPVPRPFLGDLLYLTLVKNTGAGFGLLEGRAFLLGWLSLGAGTLLLCLLARRRYAFWQTLALSLITVGALGNGIDRLGRGFVVDYLDLGTSIPLIATFPVFNLADVCVTAGAALILLAPRRKRRF; via the coding sequence ATGCCCACGATCCTGGTGCCCCTCCTCCTGGCCTTTGACCAGATCCTCAAGCTCTGGGCCCTGGAAAACCTCTCCCCGGTGCCAAGGCCCTTCCTGGGAGACCTCCTTTACCTCACCCTGGTCAAGAACACGGGGGCGGGCTTTGGGCTCCTCGAGGGCCGGGCCTTCCTCCTGGGCTGGCTCAGCCTGGGGGCAGGGACCCTGCTCCTCTGCCTCCTAGCCCGAAGGCGTTACGCCTTCTGGCAAACCCTGGCCCTTTCCCTTATCACCGTGGGGGCTTTGGGCAACGGGATAGACCGCCTGGGCCGGGGCTTCGTGGTGGACTATCTGGACCTGGGAACCTCCATCCCCCTTATCGCCACCTTTCCCGTCTTCAACCTGGCGGATGTGTGCGTGACGGCGGGGGCCGCCCTGATCCTTTTGGCTCCCAGGCGGAAGCGCCGTTTTTAG
- the rpmB gene encoding 50S ribosomal protein L28 — protein sequence MSKVCEISGKRPIVANSIQRRGKAKREGGVGKKTTGISKRRQYPNLQKIRVQVAGQEITFRVAASHIPKVYELVDRAKGLKLEGLSAKEIKERLLRLL from the coding sequence ATGTCCAAGGTGTGCGAGATCAGCGGAAAGAGGCCCATCGTGGCCAACAGCATACAGAGGCGGGGCAAGGCCAAGCGGGAAGGGGGCGTGGGTAAGAAGACCACCGGCATCTCCAAGCGTCGGCAGTACCCCAACCTCCAGAAGATCCGCGTCCAGGTGGCGGGCCAGGAGATCACCTTCCGGGTGGCGGCCAGCCACATCCCCAAGGTCTACGAACTCGTGGACCGGGCCAAGGGGCTTAAGCTGGAGGGCCTTTCCGCCAAGGAGATCAAGGAAAGGCTCCTTAGGTTGCTCTAA
- a CDS encoding M23 family metallopeptidase has translation MVWKPGHYLLLALALYSLVVTLGFSLRGRQLSSLRQEVGILSQKAALAPEGYLLPLPGACLPARRENLPNAPRPYRKGVSAGFVFIGGDACVPVVRGMGVVAAFGGEVVKVEGDYREPSSEEYRRLLEAVRNGASPEQMDLLRGLEVWIRHPDGRTTVYAHLEGPYRGLRVGQRVHRGDPIGYVGNTGLLGGAPRLLFEIWEGEPDRGRFLFQGLEGEALLKEARAFFRLE, from the coding sequence ATGGTCTGGAAGCCGGGGCATTACCTCCTCTTGGCCCTGGCCCTCTACAGCCTGGTGGTCACCCTGGGGTTTTCCCTAAGGGGAAGGCAGCTTTCCAGCCTGCGCCAGGAGGTGGGGATTCTCAGCCAGAAGGCGGCGTTGGCTCCCGAGGGGTACCTTCTTCCCCTACCCGGGGCCTGCCTGCCCGCTAGGCGGGAAAACCTCCCGAATGCTCCCCGCCCCTACCGCAAGGGGGTGAGCGCGGGCTTCGTGTTCATCGGGGGGGATGCCTGCGTGCCCGTGGTGCGGGGGATGGGGGTGGTGGCCGCCTTTGGGGGAGAGGTGGTGAAGGTGGAGGGGGATTACCGGGAGCCCTCTTCCGAGGAGTACCGAAGGCTTCTGGAGGCGGTGCGAAACGGGGCTTCCCCGGAGCAGATGGATCTTCTTCGGGGCCTCGAGGTCTGGATCCGCCACCCCGATGGGCGCACCACGGTTTACGCCCACCTCGAGGGTCCTTACCGGGGTCTACGGGTAGGCCAGAGGGTTCACCGGGGGGACCCCATCGGCTACGTGGGGAACACGGGGCTTTTGGGCGGGGCTCCCCGCCTCCTCTTTGAGATCTGGGAGGGGGAGCCCGACCGGGGGCGCTTCCTCTTCCAGGGTTTGGAGGGGGAGGCCCTTTTGAAAGAAGCCAGGGCTTTCTTCCGCTTAGAATAG